The following coding sequences are from one Neovison vison isolate M4711 chromosome X, ASM_NN_V1, whole genome shotgun sequence window:
- the LOC122896327 gene encoding ferritin heavy chain-like codes for MATPQLSQVRQNYHPDCEAAINSQISLELYASYVYLSMAFYFDRDDVALKHFARFFLRQSRKETQHAEKLMELQNQRGGRLRLRDIKRPDRDDWEGGLKAMECALHLEKSVNQSLLDLHQLAADKNDAQLCDFLESHYLHEQVEAIKELGGYVTSLRKMWAPEDGLAEYLFDKLTLGHSDKKN; via the coding sequence ATGGCCACCCCGCAGCTCTCCCAAGTGCGCCAGAACTACCACCCCGACTGCGAGGCCGCCATCAACAGCCAGATCAGCCTGGAGCTCTACGCCTCCTACGTGTACCTGTCCATGGCCTTCTACTTCGACCGCGACGACGTGGCCTTGAAGCACTTCGCCCGCTTCTTCCTGCGCCAGTCCCGCAAGGAGACCCAGCACGCCGAGAAGCTGATGGAGCTGCAGAACCAGCGCGGGGGCCGCCTCCGCCTCCGCGACATCAAGAGGCCGGACCGCGACGACTGGGAGGGCGGCCTGAAGGCCATGGAGTGCGCCCTGCACCTGGAGAAGAGCGTGAACCAGAGCCTGCTCGACCTGCACCAGCTGGCCGCCGACAAGAACGACGCCCAGCTGTGCGACTTCCTGGAGAGCCACTACCTGCACGAGCAAGTCGAGGCCATCAAAGAGCTGGGGGGCTATGTCACCAGCCTGCGCAAGATGTGGGCTCCGGAAGACGGCCTGGCAGAGTACCTGTTTGACAAGCTCACCCTGGGCCACAGCGACAAAAAGAACTGA